A window of the Tiliqua scincoides isolate rTilSci1 chromosome 5, rTilSci1.hap2, whole genome shotgun sequence genome harbors these coding sequences:
- the MYADM gene encoding myeloid-associated differentiation marker has translation MPVTRSKSVGNTSALTSHLGIIRLLEAIFTCVAFSLVVHTGYWHTRNGEWCMFSWCFCFAITIIILFVEFFGFQHRMPVSWKNFPITFAMFATLMCLSASIIYPVSFIQNQNLSNKERGYRISATVFSCLAFVAYSVEVTMTKAKPGEVTGYMATVPGLLKVVETFVACIIFVLISDPPSYENPEAVQWCMAVYCICFILSLVVIILCIGECTGWLPCPFNKFLSGYTLLAVLMYATATIIWPIFKFDSKHGGQPSRPSRQPFNSWDKLVAIAVLTAINLLLYLADLVYSARLIFIQG, from the coding sequence ATGCCGGTAACCCGCTCAAAATCTGTGGGCAACACCAGTGCCCTGACGTCTCATCTGGGCATTATCCGTCTGCTGGAAGCCATTTTCACCTGTGTCGCTTTCAGCTTAGTGGTCCACACAGGTTACTGGCACACTCGTAATGGTGAGTGGTGCATGTTCTCGTGGTGTTTCTGCTTCGCCATCACCATTATCATCTTGTTCGTGGAGTTCTTTGGCTTTCAGCACCGAATGCCTGTGTCCTGGAAAAACTTCCCTATCACATTTGCCATGTTTGCCACCTTGATGTGCCTCTCCGCTTCCATCATCTATCCGGTGTCTTTCATTCAGAATCAAAACCTCTCTAATAAAGAACGTGGATACCGCATTTCTGCCACAGTGTTCTCTTGCCTGGCTTTTGTGGCCTACTCCGTGGAGGTCACCATGACAAAAGCCAAACCAGGAGAAGTCACCGGCTACATGGCCACAGTCCCTGGCCTGCTCAAGGTGGTGGAGACCTTTGTTGCCTGCATCATATTTGTTTTAATCAGCGACCCACCTTCCTACGAAAACCCTGAAGCTGTGCAGTGGTGCATGGCCGTCTACTGCATCTGTTTCATCCTCTCACTGGTGGTCATAATCCTCTGCATTGGAGAATGCACTGGCTGGCTGCCATGTCCGTTCAACAAGTTTCTGAGTGGATACACTCTCTTGGCTGTGCTGATGTACGCGACAGCCACAATCATCTGGCCCATCTTTAAGTTTGACAGTAAACATGGGGGTCAGCCAAGTCGACCAAGTAGGCAACCCTTCAACTCCTGGGACAAGCTTGTTGCCATAGCTGTCCTGACAGCCATCAATCTGCTACTGTACCTTGCTGACTTAGTGTATTCTGCTCGACTGATCTTCATCCAAGGGTAG